From one bacterium genomic stretch:
- a CDS encoding ATP-binding cassette domain-containing protein gives MSGLTVSLRARLDGFALAVDWSIGDELAVLFGPSGSGKSLTLRMIAGLARPEAGRIAAGGRVLLDTATGVDLRPQERSVGFVFQDLALFPHMSVLENVQYGGHGLPAAERVERAGALIGRFGLAGLERRRPAEISGGQRQRVALARALVRRPQLLLLDEPFSALDLALRRDLGTLLRMVQRREGVPTVLVTHDPAEARALADRIIPYERGRAVHSGTARAPAA, from the coding sequence GTGAGCGGCCTCACCGTTTCGCTGCGGGCGCGCCTCGACGGCTTCGCGCTGGCCGTCGACTGGTCGATCGGCGACGAACTGGCGGTGCTCTTTGGGCCGTCCGGCTCCGGCAAGTCGCTGACGCTGCGGATGATCGCGGGCCTTGCCCGGCCGGAGGCAGGGCGGATTGCCGCCGGGGGGCGCGTCCTCTTGGACACCGCAACCGGCGTGGATCTGCGGCCGCAGGAGCGCTCCGTGGGCTTCGTCTTCCAGGATCTCGCCCTCTTCCCGCACATGAGCGTGCTGGAGAACGTCCAGTACGGTGGCCACGGCCTGCCGGCCGCGGAGCGCGTCGAAAGAGCAGGCGCTCTGATCGGTCGCTTCGGCCTCGCCGGTCTCGAGCGCAGGCGCCCCGCGGAGATCTCAGGCGGCCAGCGCCAGCGGGTGGCGCTCGCCCGCGCGCTGGTGCGCCGCCCGCAGCTGCTCCTGCTCGATGAGCCGTTCTCGGCGCTCGACCTTGCCCTCCGGCGCGACCTTGGCACGCTGTTGCGGATGGTCCAGCGGCGCGAGGGCGTGCCCACGGTCCTCGTGACCCACGACCCGGCTGAGGCCCGGGCGCTGGCCGACCGGATCATCCCCTACGAGCGAGGCCGCGCCGTGCACTCCGGGACGGCTCGGGCACCGGCCGCCTGA
- a CDS encoding type II toxin-antitoxin system VapC family toxin, with product MIGLDTNVLARYYVADESDAEAARQHQAAARLVDAGEPLLVAKTVVLEFEFVMRGYYELPAKDILKVLRHLLSLPHVTVEDRETVALALSHCAAGLDFADALHHASYRECDSMASFDDRRFARRAAKIGLKPRVTVP from the coding sequence ATGATCGGGCTCGACACGAACGTCCTCGCCCGCTATTACGTCGCGGACGAGTCGGATGCCGAGGCTGCCCGACAGCACCAGGCGGCCGCTCGCCTCGTCGACGCCGGCGAGCCGCTGTTGGTCGCCAAGACCGTCGTGCTGGAATTCGAGTTTGTCATGCGCGGCTACTACGAGCTGCCGGCGAAGGACATCCTGAAGGTCCTGCGTCATCTGCTGTCTTTGCCGCACGTGACCGTCGAGGATCGTGAAACGGTGGCTCTCGCCCTCTCGCACTGCGCGGCAGGCCTGGACTTCGCGGACGCCCTGCACCATGCCAGCTATCGGGAATGTGATTCCATGGCCTCCTTCGATGACCGGCGGTTCGCCCGGCGGGCCGCGAAGATCGGCTTGAAGCCCCGGGTGACGGTGCCGTAG
- a CDS encoding AbrB/MazE/SpoVT family DNA-binding domain-containing protein, which yields METTLVTSKGQVTIPKALRQRLGIRQGSRIEFSVVGDHAEFRVKGAPVEESRSGFAMVRSRRRTVPADFDPASLLKP from the coding sequence ATGGAAACGACACTGGTGACGAGCAAGGGGCAGGTGACGATCCCGAAGGCGCTCCGGCAGCGGCTGGGAATCCGTCAGGGCTCGCGGATCGAGTTTTCGGTCGTGGGCGACCACGCGGAATTCCGCGTGAAGGGCGCGCCGGTGGAAGAGTCGAGGAGCGGCTTCGCCATGGTCAGGAGCAGGCGACGGACGGTCCCGGCCGACTTCGATCCCGCGAGCCTGCTCAAGCCATGA
- a CDS encoding ammonium transporter, translated as MRLRFFKVPLFFLVLFLLSVVLATVVAAAEAAPPPAVDAGDTAWVLISAALVLFMTPGLAFFYGGLVRRKNILSILMQCFILVCIVSVQWALFGYSLAFGPDVGGWIGSLGWFGLKGVGLDPHPGYAATIPHQVFMVFQMMFAIITPALILGAFAERMKFSAFCVFSLLWATLVYDPVCHWVWGIGGFLREAGTLDFAGGIVVHVNAGMAALVTALVLGKRMGYPENVAPPHNLPFAVLGTGILWFGWFGFNAGSALGAGRVAGAAFLATHLAGAAAGLTWALIEWVVNERPTMLGLITGAVAGLAAVTPAAGFVRPLGAVWIGIGAAAVCYATAVVMKTRLGYDDTLDAFGVHGVGGVWGTLAAGLFATKAVNPAGADGLFYGNPAQFFVQLKAVALTAAWSLAATWVLLKAVDAVMGLRASEHEERVGLDLTGHRESAYTLLD; from the coding sequence ATGAGACTCCGTTTCTTCAAGGTCCCGCTCTTCTTCCTGGTGCTCTTCCTGCTGTCCGTCGTGCTCGCGACGGTCGTCGCGGCCGCCGAGGCTGCGCCGCCCCCGGCCGTCGACGCCGGCGACACGGCCTGGGTGCTCATCTCTGCGGCGCTCGTCCTCTTCATGACGCCGGGGCTGGCGTTCTTCTACGGGGGACTGGTGCGGCGCAAGAACATCCTGTCGATCCTCATGCAGTGCTTCATCCTCGTCTGCATCGTCAGCGTCCAGTGGGCGCTCTTCGGCTACAGCCTCGCCTTCGGCCCCGACGTCGGCGGCTGGATCGGCAGCCTGGGCTGGTTCGGCCTCAAGGGCGTCGGGCTCGATCCGCACCCCGGCTACGCCGCGACGATCCCGCACCAGGTCTTCATGGTCTTCCAGATGATGTTCGCGATCATCACGCCCGCGCTGATCCTCGGCGCCTTCGCCGAGCGCATGAAGTTCTCCGCCTTCTGTGTCTTCTCGCTGCTCTGGGCGACGCTCGTCTACGACCCCGTCTGCCACTGGGTCTGGGGGATCGGCGGCTTCCTGCGCGAGGCCGGGACGCTGGACTTTGCGGGGGGAATCGTCGTGCACGTCAACGCCGGCATGGCGGCGCTCGTGACAGCGCTCGTTCTCGGCAAGCGGATGGGGTATCCGGAGAACGTGGCGCCGCCGCACAATCTCCCCTTCGCGGTCCTCGGGACCGGGATCCTCTGGTTCGGCTGGTTCGGCTTCAACGCCGGCAGCGCGCTGGGCGCGGGCAGGGTCGCCGGCGCCGCCTTCCTGGCAACCCACCTCGCCGGCGCGGCAGCGGGCCTGACGTGGGCGCTCATCGAGTGGGTCGTCAACGAGCGTCCGACGATGCTCGGCCTCATCACCGGGGCGGTGGCCGGCCTGGCGGCGGTCACCCCGGCGGCGGGGTTCGTCCGGCCCCTCGGGGCCGTCTGGATCGGCATCGGCGCGGCGGCCGTCTGCTACGCCACGGCCGTGGTCATGAAGACGCGCCTCGGCTACGACGACACGCTCGACGCCTTCGGCGTGCACGGGGTCGGCGGCGTCTGGGGCACGCTCGCGGCGGGGCTCTTCGCGACGAAGGCCGTGAATCCGGCGGGAGCGGACGGGCTGTTCTACGGCAACCCGGCGCAGTTCTTCGTGCAGCTCAAGGCGGTGGCGCTCACCGCCGCCTGGTCGCTCGCCGCGACCTGGGTCCTGCTCAAGGCGGTGGACGCGGTCATGGGCCTGCGCGCCTCCGAGCACGAGGAGCGCGTCGGGCTCGACCTCACCGGGCACCGGGAGTCGGCATACACGCTCCTGGACTGA
- a CDS encoding GAF domain-containing protein: protein MARPSARGLGMVLEEEQRMEEARLASLYRISQQPVESEQAFLDHALHEALALTGSRYGYIYRYDEGKRVFTLNSWSRDVMADCAVASPKTCYELDRTGIWGEAVRQRRPILINDFEAEHPLKKGYPEGHVALRRYLTVPVLRGESIIAVVGVANRESDYTGRDALQLRLLMDGVWKSLDRARAERALRDSEARLAESQRVARIGHYDYDVAGDRWTSSPMLDEIFGIGAADPRDMDGWLRIVQPDDREAMRAYLVEQVVGARVPFDREYRVQRAADGQVRWVHGLGRIECDEGGRVVRMFGTIQDITERRRADEQRRQLEQQVLHAQKLESLGVLAGGIAHDFNNILMSVLGNAGLARLRVAPESPVAENLRQIELAAGRAADLARQMLAYSGKGTFTAEATDLNRLVEEMEQMLRVSISKKAVLRLRPARPLPAVDVDRTQIRQVLMNLVINASEAIGERSGVIAVSTGCLRCNREYLRELRVDEELPEGLYVTLEVADTGCGMDRGTVARIFDPFFTTKFTGRGLGMAAVLGIVRGHRGAIKVYSEPAKGTTFKVFLPASASQPELLAAPQGEDGWRGRGLALLVDDEESVRAVGTEMLRELGFEVMIARDGCEALERYRERPADLVLLDLTMPQMDGEQAFRELRALDPQARVVVSSGYNEMEIAGRFSGRGLAGFVQKPYTLETLRNALRVALG, encoded by the coding sequence ATGGCGCGGCCATCCGCGCGCGGCCTGGGGATGGTCCTGGAGGAGGAGCAACGCATGGAGGAGGCGCGCCTGGCGAGCCTCTACCGCATTTCGCAGCAGCCCGTGGAGAGCGAGCAGGCGTTCCTGGACCACGCGCTCCACGAGGCGCTCGCCCTCACGGGCAGCCGGTACGGCTACATCTATCGCTACGACGAGGGGAAGCGGGTGTTCACCCTGAACTCCTGGTCGCGCGACGTCATGGCGGACTGCGCCGTCGCCTCGCCGAAGACCTGCTACGAGCTCGACCGGACCGGCATCTGGGGCGAGGCGGTGCGCCAGCGCCGGCCGATACTGATCAACGACTTCGAGGCGGAGCACCCGCTGAAGAAGGGCTATCCCGAGGGACACGTCGCCCTGCGCAGGTACCTCACGGTCCCCGTGCTCCGCGGCGAGTCCATCATCGCCGTCGTCGGCGTGGCCAACCGGGAGTCGGACTACACCGGGCGGGATGCCCTGCAGCTGCGCCTGCTGATGGACGGGGTCTGGAAGAGCCTCGACCGCGCGCGGGCCGAGCGCGCGCTGCGCGACAGCGAGGCGCGCCTCGCCGAGTCACAGCGGGTCGCGCGGATCGGCCACTACGACTACGACGTGGCCGGCGACCGCTGGACCAGCTCGCCGATGCTCGACGAGATCTTCGGCATCGGCGCCGCCGACCCGAGGGACATGGACGGCTGGCTGCGCATCGTCCAGCCCGACGACCGGGAGGCGATGCGCGCGTACCTCGTGGAGCAGGTCGTCGGCGCCCGGGTTCCGTTCGACCGCGAGTACCGCGTCCAGCGCGCCGCCGACGGGCAGGTGCGCTGGGTCCACGGGCTCGGCCGCATCGAGTGCGACGAGGGCGGGCGCGTCGTCCGAATGTTCGGCACCATCCAGGACATCACCGAGCGGCGCCGGGCGGACGAGCAGCGCCGCCAGCTCGAGCAGCAGGTCCTGCACGCGCAGAAGCTCGAGAGCCTCGGCGTGCTCGCCGGGGGGATCGCCCACGACTTCAACAACATCCTCATGTCGGTGCTTGGCAACGCGGGGCTGGCGCGGCTGCGCGTGGCGCCGGAGTCGCCCGTCGCCGAGAACCTGCGGCAGATCGAGCTCGCCGCGGGCCGGGCCGCGGACCTCGCCCGGCAGATGCTCGCCTACTCCGGCAAGGGCACGTTCACGGCCGAGGCCACGGACCTCAACCGGCTCGTCGAGGAGATGGAGCAGATGCTGCGCGTCTCGATCTCCAAGAAGGCGGTGCTGCGCCTGCGGCCCGCGCGCCCCCTCCCGGCGGTGGACGTCGACCGGACGCAGATCCGCCAGGTCCTGATGAACCTCGTCATCAACGCCTCGGAGGCGATCGGCGAGAGAAGCGGCGTGATCGCCGTCAGCACCGGCTGCCTGCGCTGCAACCGCGAGTACCTGCGCGAGCTGCGGGTCGACGAGGAACTCCCCGAGGGCCTCTACGTCACGCTCGAGGTCGCCGACACCGGCTGCGGGATGGACCGCGGAACGGTCGCGCGGATCTTCGACCCCTTCTTCACCACGAAGTTCACCGGCCGCGGGCTCGGCATGGCCGCCGTCCTCGGGATCGTGCGCGGGCACCGCGGCGCGATCAAGGTCTACAGCGAGCCGGCGAAGGGCACGACATTCAAGGTCTTCCTCCCGGCCAGCGCCAGCCAGCCCGAGCTGCTCGCCGCCCCGCAGGGGGAAGACGGCTGGCGCGGCCGCGGGCTCGCCCTGCTCGTCGACGACGAGGAGAGCGTGCGCGCCGTCGGGACGGAGATGCTCCGCGAGCTGGGCTTCGAGGTCATGATCGCCCGGGACGGGTGCGAGGCGCTGGAACGCTACCGGGAGCGGCCCGCCGATCTCGTGCTCCTCGATCTGACGATGCCGCAGATGGACGGCGAGCAGGCCTTCCGCGAGCTGCGCGCGCTCGACCCGCAGGCGCGGGTGGTCGTCTCGAGCGGGTACAACGAGATGGAGATCGCGGGGCGGTTCTCCGGCAGGGGCCTTGCGGGCTTCGTCCAGAAACCCTACACGCTCGAGACGTTGAGGAACGCGCTGCGGGTGGCGCTCGGCTGA